Proteins encoded by one window of Microplitis mediator isolate UGA2020A chromosome 1, iyMicMedi2.1, whole genome shotgun sequence:
- the LOC130669075 gene encoding protein krasavietz: MSQKIEKPVLSGQRIKTRKRDEKEKYDPTGFRDAVLLGLEKADNDLDAVSKYLDTAGSKLDYRRYGEALFDILIAGGLLVPGGSVAQDGDKLVKTKACVFEQPMDMESLKNYEQVFIKLMRRYKYLEKMFEEEMKKVLVFIKGFSVQERIKLARMTALWISNGAVPPTVLSVLINEHLVKDNLALDFLLEVFVTWKNEKGLPSLMTALKRGGIEGRLMEFVPPNKRTEEYFRSVFESVGLADIVKLHKNQASQEAKRDLQQLLIDDLADNRPIKDIVLDLKEMALKCAIPEHEVIGLIWSTVMGLAEWNKKEELVAEQALKHLKIYTPLFGAFTTTAKSELALILKVQEFCYENMNFMKVFQKIVLLFYKKDVISEEVILKWYKEGHSLKGKILFLDQMKKFIEWLQNAEEESESGEEDD; the protein is encoded by the exons ATGAGTCAAAAAATAGAAAAGCCAGTGCTATCAGGTCAACGCATAAAGACCCGAAAaagag aTGAAAAAGAGAAGTACGATCCGACCGGATTTAGGGACGCAGTACTCTTGGGTTTGGAGAAGGCCGACAATGACTTAGACGCAGTATCTAAATATCTTGATACCGCAGGCTCAAAATTAGATTACCGTCGTTATGGGGAAGCATTATTTGACATTCTTATCGCCGGCGGATTGCTCGTACCCGGGGGATCTGTTGCCCAAGATGGTGACAAACTCGTCAAGACAAAAGCCTGCGTATTCGAGCAGCCGATGGATATGGAGTCGCTTAAAAATTACGAGCAGGTCTTCATAAAACTAATGCGCCGGTACAAGTACTTGGAGAAGATGTTCGAGGAAGAGATGAAGAAGGTCTTGGTCTTCATAAAAGGATTCTCTGTTCAAGAACGTATTAAACTTGCGCGCATGACTGCTCTCTGGATATCAAATGGTGCCGTTCCACCAACGGTACTCTCTGTCTTGATAAACGAACATCTCGTAAAAGATAATTTAGCCCTTGATTTTCTTCTTGAAGTATTTGTGACctggaaaaatgaaaaaggtCTACCGAGTCTCATGACGGCCCTTAAACGCGGGGGAATCGAAGGCCGGCTTATGGAATTCGTCCCGCCAAATAAAAGAACTGAGGAATATTTCCGGTCGGTATTTGAATCTGTTGGGTTGGCTGATATCGTTAAGTTACACAAAAATCAAGCGAGTCAGGAAGCAAAACGTGACCTTCAGCAGCTGCTTATTGATGACCTTGCTGACAATCGACCTATCAAGGACATTGTCCTTGACCTTAAGGAAATGGCTTTGAAATGCGCGATCCCTGAGCACGAAGTCATTGGATTG atctGGTCAACAGTAATGGGCCTCGCTGAGTGGAATAAAAAAGAAGAACTCGTTGCCGAACAAGcattaaaacatttaaaaatttatactccaTTGTTTGGCGCATTTACAACCACTGCCAAATCAGAACTCGCTCTTATTCTAAAAGTCCAAGAGTTCTGTTATGAAAATATGAATTTCATGAAAGTCTTCCAGAAAATCgtcttattattttacaaaa agGACGTAATTTCTGAggaagttattttaaaatggtaCAAGGAGGGACATTCGCTCAAAGGTAAAATTCTTTTCTTGgatcaaatgaaaaaatttattgagtgGTTACAAAATGCTGAGGAAGAATCTGAATCAGGTGAAGaagatgattaa